One genomic window of Fusarium verticillioides 7600 chromosome 2, whole genome shotgun sequence includes the following:
- a CDS encoding ribosomal protein S16, mitochondrial: MVVKIRLARFGRRNQPFYNIVIAHARTARNSRPLEVIGTYDPIPKPDPYDTSGKLHKDIKLDSQRAKYWIGVGAQPTDTAWRLLSMVGILPKKQFGPKQDNAKGVVDREKVRIR, encoded by the exons ATGGTAGTCAAGATCCGTCTCGCCCGATTTGGGCGCCGAAACCAGCCCTTCTACAATATTGTCATTGCCCATGCCCG GACGGCTCGTAACTCCCGCCCACTCGAGGTCATTGGCACATACGACCCAATTCCTAAGCCCGACCCTTACGACACATCCGGAAAGCTCCATAAGGATATCAAGCTCGATAGTCAGCGCGCGAAGTACTGGATCGGTGTTGGTGCACAGCCCACAGACACAGCCTGGAGGTTACTCTCTATGGTGGGTATTCTACCAAAGAAGCAATTTGGTCCTAAGCAAGACAACGCAAAGGGCGTCGTAGACCGGGAGAAGGTCAGAATTAGATGA